The following proteins come from a genomic window of Sulfitobacter indolifex:
- a CDS encoding NADH:ubiquinone reductase (Na(+)-transporting) subunit D, with the protein MTTKNLQLLTAPLIDNNPITLQILGICSALAVTTSMATALTMSLALTAVLTTASAAISLIRFHLPGSIRLVVQITIIASLVIIADQFLRAYAFEMSERLSVFVGLIVTNCIVLARAETFAMRNPVWPSILDGVGNGLGYGLVLMIVAAIREVLGAGTLFGAQIAPLASEGGWFQPLGLMLLAPSAFFIIGLLIWAIRTVRPALVEPDEFPLRTDPRGDRS; encoded by the coding sequence ATGACCACAAAAAACCTGCAGCTTCTGACCGCGCCGCTGATCGACAACAATCCGATCACCCTACAGATCTTGGGGATTTGTTCGGCGCTCGCCGTGACCACCTCGATGGCGACGGCCCTGACCATGAGCCTTGCGCTGACGGCGGTGCTGACCACGGCGAGTGCGGCGATCAGCCTGATCCGCTTTCATCTGCCCGGATCGATCCGCCTTGTTGTCCAGATCACCATCATCGCCTCCCTCGTGATCATCGCCGATCAGTTCTTGCGCGCCTATGCCTTTGAGATGAGCGAGCGACTGTCGGTCTTTGTCGGGTTGATCGTGACAAATTGCATCGTCCTTGCCCGGGCCGAGACATTTGCAATGCGCAACCCGGTTTGGCCCAGCATACTGGATGGGGTCGGCAATGGCCTTGGATACGGCCTTGTGTTGATGATCGTTGCCGCGATCCGCGAAGTATTGGGGGCCGGCACGCTGTTCGGGGCCCAGATCGCGCCGCTGGCCTCGGAGGGGGGCTGGTTTCAACCGCTCGGCCTGATGCTGCTGGCCCCCAGTGCGTTTTTTATCATCGGGCTTCTGATCTGGGCCATCCGGACTGTCCGCCCGGCGCTGGTGGAGCCAGACGAGTTTCCCCTCCGCACAGATCCACGCGGGGATCGGTCATGA
- a CDS encoding RnfABCDGE type electron transport complex subunit D, producing MTPPPPFLSRPWDGNRLTLVTLLAILAPLTASIVAHGFARLAALALALVLAALWHLAFAKLRKRPPEWGGIVTAMIFVTLVPATVLLWQQGVALSFGLVMGELIFGGRGRGFLSPAAVSLAFLLFSFPVDAAQPTDTASALAALAGGVLLVIAGILSWRLVIGFSVAVAACASQWPVPTIWPSWPSATLILGLVFLIGDPVAAACTNAGRWLYGFLAGGLLVLLAHAGGDILSSVVFAALLAAIFAPLIDQGVIWANIRRRARRLRNV from the coding sequence ATGACCCCGCCGCCGCCCTTCCTCTCGCGTCCTTGGGATGGAAATCGCCTGACGCTTGTCACCTTGTTGGCGATCCTCGCCCCCCTAACGGCGAGCATCGTGGCCCACGGCTTTGCCCGGCTGGCGGCTCTGGCCTTGGCGCTGGTTCTGGCGGCTCTGTGGCATCTGGCTTTTGCGAAGCTTCGAAAGCGCCCCCCGGAGTGGGGCGGCATCGTGACCGCGATGATCTTTGTAACTCTGGTACCCGCCACGGTGCTGCTCTGGCAACAGGGGGTGGCCCTGTCTTTTGGACTGGTCATGGGGGAGCTGATCTTTGGCGGTCGCGGTCGGGGGTTCCTGAGCCCTGCCGCCGTCAGCTTAGCCTTCCTGCTGTTTTCCTTCCCCGTTGACGCAGCGCAACCCACTGACACGGCGAGCGCGCTCGCGGCTCTAGCCGGAGGGGTGCTCTTGGTGATTGCAGGAATACTGTCTTGGCGGCTTGTCATCGGGTTTTCCGTGGCGGTGGCCGCCTGTGCATCCCAATGGCCAGTGCCGACGATCTGGCCTTCGTGGCCGAGTGCCACCTTGATCCTCGGGCTGGTATTTCTCATCGGTGATCCGGTCGCTGCGGCCTGCACCAATGCCGGGCGCTGGCTCTATGGTTTTCTCGCGGGGGGCTTGCTCGTACTGCTGGCGCATGCAGGCGGCGACATCCTGTCGTCCGTGGTCTTTGCGGCATTGCTCGCGGCCATCTTTGCCCCGCTAATCGATCAGGGCGTGATCTGGGCCAACATCCGGCGACGCGCGCGGCGGTTACGCAATGTCTAA
- the nqrF gene encoding NADH:ubiquinone reductase (Na(+)-transporting) subunit F, with amino-acid sequence MSEVVLGSVVFVVIVLVLCSVILLARSVLLPTGPVTVRINERQDITARAGDRLLTALSDSGISVPSACGGAGTCGQCRMVIGENRSPALPTEAALLSRVELASGLRLACQTTLRSNISVTLPESLLTAQTWECTVVSTRTIAPIIREIVLAPSSDTAFTFEPGAFVQIEAPTYDLTFADYDIAPAHRSAWDQQGLDALRAQSKSSVSRAYSIANNALADAGRIVLLVRLALPPPQNPDAPPGVVSSWLFGLRKGDPVSVTGPFSSFAARTTEREMVFIGGGVGMAPLRAIISDQLERRNTGRKMSYWYGARSRVDLFYDKEFERLQAKYPNFRWTVALSDPAPEDNWQGETGFIHEVALRTALAAHPAPHDCEYYLCGPPMMIKAVRAMLDDLGVGPDHIFNDDFGG; translated from the coding sequence ATGAGCGAGGTGGTTCTCGGCAGTGTGGTCTTCGTCGTCATCGTATTGGTGCTGTGCAGCGTCATCCTGCTGGCGCGGTCTGTTCTGCTGCCCACAGGCCCGGTGACCGTGCGGATCAATGAACGGCAGGACATCACAGCGCGGGCCGGAGACCGGCTGCTGACAGCCTTGTCAGACAGCGGGATTTCGGTGCCCTCGGCCTGTGGTGGAGCGGGCACCTGCGGGCAGTGCCGGATGGTCATCGGCGAAAACCGCAGCCCGGCTCTGCCGACTGAGGCCGCGCTGCTCTCGCGGGTTGAACTTGCCTCCGGGCTGCGCTTGGCTTGCCAGACGACGCTGCGCAGCAACATCAGCGTGACCCTGCCCGAAAGCTTGCTGACCGCGCAGACGTGGGAATGCACAGTCGTCTCAACCCGCACAATCGCCCCCATCATTCGCGAGATCGTGCTGGCCCCGTCCAGCGACACGGCGTTCACATTTGAGCCGGGTGCCTTTGTGCAGATCGAGGCACCGACATATGATCTGACTTTTGCGGACTATGACATCGCCCCCGCGCATCGCAGCGCTTGGGATCAGCAAGGCCTTGATGCACTGCGGGCGCAGTCCAAGAGCAGCGTGTCGCGCGCCTATTCCATTGCGAACAATGCATTGGCTGATGCGGGGCGGATCGTTCTTTTGGTCCGGCTGGCACTGCCGCCGCCACAGAACCCGGACGCCCCTCCGGGTGTGGTGTCGTCGTGGCTTTTTGGTCTGCGTAAGGGTGATCCGGTCAGCGTCACCGGCCCCTTCAGCAGCTTTGCGGCGCGGACCACCGAGCGTGAGATGGTCTTTATCGGCGGGGGTGTCGGAATGGCGCCGTTGCGCGCGATCATCTCGGACCAACTGGAGCGCAGGAACACAGGTCGGAAAATGAGCTATTGGTACGGCGCGCGCAGCCGCGTGGACTTGTTCTATGACAAAGAGTTCGAGAGGCTTCAGGCGAAATACCCCAACTTTCGCTGGACCGTCGCCCTTTCCGATCCCGCGCCAGAGGACAACTGGCAAGGCGAAACCGGATTTATTCATGAAGTTGCCCTGCGCACAGCGTTGGCGGCCCATCCGGCGCCCCATGACTGCGAGTATTACCTTTGCGGGCCGCCGATGATGATCAAGGCGGTCCGCGCCATGCTTGATGATTTGGGGGTCGGCCCGGACCATATTTTTAACGATGATTTTGGAGGATAG
- the nqrC gene encoding NADH:ubiquinone reductase (Na(+)-transporting) subunit C: MSNLSPIALWARFLALPNDSRTKTLGIAFLVALVSATAVSVTSVALKPRQEANVAALREAKLATMIATLPGLANILRATGAETLETAIVDLAEGTVATGIDPDRYDFLAAQTDPVQTVALTAEQDMAGIGRRPHYAPVFVLRGDEGLALVVLPVYGTGYQSTIRAYLALSADLNTIAGLSIYEQGETPGLGSRITDPAWQALWSDRQAVDPSGEVVITVVRGKSTGPAEVDGISGATRSATGVARLVRFWLGPDGFGPFLARLRSGEGL; the protein is encoded by the coding sequence ATGTCTAACTTATCGCCAATCGCCCTGTGGGCCCGCTTCCTTGCGCTGCCGAACGACAGCCGAACCAAGACGCTAGGCATCGCATTCCTAGTCGCCCTCGTGTCAGCAACGGCGGTTTCTGTCACCTCCGTGGCCCTGAAACCGCGACAGGAGGCAAATGTCGCAGCCCTGCGCGAGGCAAAACTGGCGACGATGATCGCGACACTTCCGGGCCTTGCCAACATCCTGCGCGCCACTGGGGCCGAGACTTTGGAGACTGCCATCGTGGATCTGGCTGAGGGAACAGTCGCCACTGGCATTGATCCGGACCGCTACGATTTCCTTGCGGCGCAGACTGACCCCGTCCAAACAGTTGCCCTGACCGCAGAACAGGACATGGCCGGGATTGGCCGCCGCCCGCATTACGCCCCCGTCTTTGTGTTGCGCGGCGATGAGGGGCTCGCTTTGGTGGTCCTGCCGGTTTACGGAACCGGCTACCAATCGACGATCCGCGCCTATCTGGCCCTTTCCGCCGATCTAAACACTATCGCGGGCCTGAGCATCTATGAACAAGGCGAAACGCCGGGTCTGGGGTCGCGGATTACCGATCCGGCATGGCAGGCGCTATGGTCAGATCGGCAGGCGGTAGACCCCTCTGGGGAAGTCGTGATCACGGTTGTGCGCGGCAAATCCACCGGGCCTGCGGAGGTCGACGGGATTTCCGGGGCCACGCGGTCCGCCACCGGGGTCGCCCGGCTGGTTCGGTTTTGGCTTGGCCCCGATGGGTTTGGCCCCTTCCTCGCCCGCCTTCGGTCAGGAGAGGGGCTATGA
- the nqrE gene encoding NADH:ubiquinone reductase (Na(+)-transporting) subunit E has protein sequence MSELFLRSVFQENLALSFFLGICTFLAVSKRIDTALGLGLAMIVVQGLTVPVNHLIYNGLLIEGAWGWAGLPTVDLSYLKLICFIGVIAAIVQILEMTLERFVPLLHRSLGIFLPLITVNCAVLGGSLFMVDRRYSLPESVVYGLGSGIGWALAIVGFAAIRERLRYADIPEGLRGLGISFIVTGLMSMGFSAFVGVGLP, from the coding sequence ATGAGTGAGCTGTTCCTGAGATCGGTGTTTCAAGAGAACCTCGCGCTGTCGTTCTTTCTGGGAATTTGCACCTTTCTCGCGGTGTCCAAACGGATTGACACGGCGCTTGGCCTTGGCCTCGCGATGATCGTGGTTCAGGGGCTTACAGTTCCGGTCAACCACCTGATCTACAACGGGCTTTTGATTGAGGGCGCTTGGGGCTGGGCTGGTTTGCCGACAGTTGATCTGAGCTATCTAAAGCTGATCTGCTTCATTGGTGTCATCGCCGCCATTGTCCAAATCCTGGAAATGACCCTAGAGCGTTTCGTGCCGCTTCTGCACCGGAGCCTTGGCATATTTTTACCCCTGATTACGGTGAATTGTGCCGTTTTGGGCGGCAGCCTGTTCATGGTGGATCGCCGCTACAGCCTGCCTGAAAGCGTTGTCTATGGCTTGGGCAGTGGTATCGGCTGGGCACTGGCCATTGTTGGGTTCGCGGCGATCCGGGAAAGGCTGCGCTATGCTGATATCCCAGAGGGGCTGCGCGGTCTCGGTATTTCCTTTATCGTCACGGGCCTGATGTCGATGGGGTTCTCGGCCTTTGTCGGGGTGGGTCTGCCATGA